One Oreochromis niloticus isolate F11D_XX linkage group LG16, O_niloticus_UMD_NMBU, whole genome shotgun sequence genomic window carries:
- the cxcr2 gene encoding C-X-C chemokine receptor type 2 isoform X2: MERQLFILFVLKCFVLTNQTVKGTENTKTSTDIYLMHLAIADLLFCLTLPFWAVKCNVGWIFGNFLCKLLSGFQEASAYSGVFLLACISVDRYFAIVRATRVLSSHHLLVKVICSIVWLVAVMLSLPVVIKRESMHTELGVSICQENITGESTDRWRVTLRVLRHTVGFFLPLVVMAVCYGWTVVTLFHTRNQQKHKAMRVILAVVLAFILCWLPYNVTELTDTLIQGGSLGQITCETQYTVTAMLSVTQILAFMHCAVNPVLYAFVGQKFRNQLLSALYRHGLISKRLQMAYRKGSASSVGSLRSRNTSVTM; this comes from the exons ATGGAGCGACAACTTTTCATACTTTTTGTTTTGAAGTGTTTTGTTCTCACCAATCAAACTGTGAAAGGAACAGAG AATACCAAAACCAGCACTGACATCTACCTGATGCACCTGGCGATTGCAGACCTGCTCTTCTGTCTTACCCTGCCGTTCTGGGCTGTGAAATGTAATGTTGGCTGGATCTTTGGAAACTTCCTGTGCAAACTCCTCTCAGGCTTTCAGGAGGCATCTGCATACAGTGGGGTATTCCTGCTGGCATGCATCAGTGTGGACAGATACTTTGCCATTGTCAGAGCTACGCGTGTCCTGTCCTCCCATCACCTGTTGGTCAAAGTTATTTGCAGTATTGTGTGGCTGGTGGCTGTAATGTTGTCCTTACCTGTGGTGATTAAGAGGGAGAGCATGCATACTGAATTGGGAGTGTCCATTTGCCAGGAAAACATTACTGGTGAAAGCACCGATCGCTGGCGAGTGACTCTACGTGTTCTGAGGCATACAGTGGGTTTCTTCCTGCCTCTGGTGGTCATGGCTGTCTGCTATGGCTGGACTGTGGTGACTCTGTTTCACACACGCAACCAACAAAAGCACAAGGCTATGCGCGTCATCTTGGCCGTTGTGCTGGCATTCATTCTGTGCTGGCTGCCTTATAATGTCACTGAACTGACTGACACACTCATACAGGGAGGATCTCTGGGACAGATTACATGTGAAACTCAATACACAGTGACTGCCATGCTGAGTGTCACCCAAATTCTGGCCTTCATGCACTGTGCAGTGAATCCGGTGCTGTACGCCTTTGTTGGGCAGAAGTTCCGTAACCAGTTGCTCTCAGCTCTTTACAGACACGGCCTCATCAGTAAGAGGCTCCAGATGGCTTACAGGAAGGGCTCTGCTAGCAGTGTAGGCAGCTTAAGATCCAGGAACACCTCAGTCACAATGTAA
- the cxcr2 gene encoding C-X-C chemokine receptor type 2 isoform X1, which produces MERQLFILFVLKCFVLTNQTVKGTEVFTVGFDMTFNLTDYEYENNSDSTPCNVTVPGFNSVGMTVVFIIVFVFAIVGNSVVVFVVFNMKNTKTSTDIYLMHLAIADLLFCLTLPFWAVKCNVGWIFGNFLCKLLSGFQEASAYSGVFLLACISVDRYFAIVRATRVLSSHHLLVKVICSIVWLVAVMLSLPVVIKRESMHTELGVSICQENITGESTDRWRVTLRVLRHTVGFFLPLVVMAVCYGWTVVTLFHTRNQQKHKAMRVILAVVLAFILCWLPYNVTELTDTLIQGGSLGQITCETQYTVTAMLSVTQILAFMHCAVNPVLYAFVGQKFRNQLLSALYRHGLISKRLQMAYRKGSASSVGSLRSRNTSVTM; this is translated from the exons ATGGAGCGACAACTTTTCATACTTTTTGTTTTGAAGTGTTTTGTTCTCACCAATCAAACTGTGAAAGGAACAGAG GTCTTCACTGTTGGCTTTGATATgacttttaatttaactgacTATGAATACGAAAATAATTCAGACTCTACTCCCTGCAATGTAACAGTGCCTGGATTTAACAGCGTGGGGATGACCGTCGTCTTCATTATCGTGTTTGTTTTCGCCATCGTAGGTAACAGTGttgttgtctttgttgttttcaATATGAAGAATACCAAAACCAGCACTGACATCTACCTGATGCACCTGGCGATTGCAGACCTGCTCTTCTGTCTTACCCTGCCGTTCTGGGCTGTGAAATGTAATGTTGGCTGGATCTTTGGAAACTTCCTGTGCAAACTCCTCTCAGGCTTTCAGGAGGCATCTGCATACAGTGGGGTATTCCTGCTGGCATGCATCAGTGTGGACAGATACTTTGCCATTGTCAGAGCTACGCGTGTCCTGTCCTCCCATCACCTGTTGGTCAAAGTTATTTGCAGTATTGTGTGGCTGGTGGCTGTAATGTTGTCCTTACCTGTGGTGATTAAGAGGGAGAGCATGCATACTGAATTGGGAGTGTCCATTTGCCAGGAAAACATTACTGGTGAAAGCACCGATCGCTGGCGAGTGACTCTACGTGTTCTGAGGCATACAGTGGGTTTCTTCCTGCCTCTGGTGGTCATGGCTGTCTGCTATGGCTGGACTGTGGTGACTCTGTTTCACACACGCAACCAACAAAAGCACAAGGCTATGCGCGTCATCTTGGCCGTTGTGCTGGCATTCATTCTGTGCTGGCTGCCTTATAATGTCACTGAACTGACTGACACACTCATACAGGGAGGATCTCTGGGACAGATTACATGTGAAACTCAATACACAGTGACTGCCATGCTGAGTGTCACCCAAATTCTGGCCTTCATGCACTGTGCAGTGAATCCGGTGCTGTACGCCTTTGTTGGGCAGAAGTTCCGTAACCAGTTGCTCTCAGCTCTTTACAGACACGGCCTCATCAGTAAGAGGCTCCAGATGGCTTACAGGAAGGGCTCTGCTAGCAGTGTAGGCAGCTTAAGATCCAGGAACACCTCAGTCACAATGTAA
- the LOC100704412 gene encoding fas apoptotic inhibitory molecule 1: MSNDLAGVWEVALSDGVHRIEFEHGTTTGKRVIYVDGKEVLRRDWMFKLVGKETFSVGSSDTKATINIDAVSGFAYEYTLEINGKSLKKYMENRSKVTSTWLLNLDGIDCRVVLEKDTMDVWCNGQKIETAGEFVDDGTETHFTLGDHNCCVKAVSSGKRRDGIIHTLLVDGTEVAECTE, translated from the exons ATGTCTAATGATCTCGCTGGAGTGTGGGAGGTGGCGCTGAGTGATGGAGTCCACAGAATCGAGTTTGAACACGGGACCACCACCGGAAAGAGGGTCATCTACGTGGATGGAAAG GAGGTCCTGAGACGGGACTGGATGTTCAAACTGGTGGGGAAGGAAACTTTCAGCGTGGGGAGTTCAGACACCAAAGCCACCATCAATATAGATGCAGTCAGTGGCTTTGCCTATGAATACACCCTGGAGATCAACGGGAAGAGCCTGAAGAAGTACATGGagaacaggtcaaaggtcaccagCACCTGGTTGCTCAACTTAGATGGCATTGACTGCAGAGTGGTCCTGG AGAAAGACACCATGGATGTGTGGTGTAACGGACAGAAGATTGAGACTGCA GGTGAGTTCGTGGACGACGGCACAGAGACGCACTTCACACTCGGAGACCACAACTGCTGCGTGAAAGCTGTGAGCAGCGGGAAGAGACGAGACGGGATCATTCACACGCTGCTCGTGGACGGCACGGAGGTCGCTGAATGCACAGAGTGA